A part of Neodiprion pinetum isolate iyNeoPine1 chromosome 4, iyNeoPine1.2, whole genome shotgun sequence genomic DNA contains:
- the SCAP gene encoding sterol regulatory element-binding protein cleavage-activating protein isoform X2: MSRSLPDRVAGLYYAHGLFCSSHPVAVISLAISVVLLCCYPLVNLPMPGNAPRTIINQTEVSVNGSETPALYVQQVTLRVGVVPWTEDLSLTDAFRGPLYEIFNLLEIIRNYQDPETLKTLGQVCLHVEAVKRRNAKKPDVLPEYNCLVLSPANLWQQSLELFNQDTNLINTIYSYQNLQKSKISLAEIMFGMSLKETGIKRYPIRVRQRVIQYAVTIVLKEHDPRFIKGLKHRLTMYYPLHQSPDKNSSYTLPVDETLHIFYPGEFNYCDFFPLVMTFFALFLYVYFSVRKIELIKSKIGMAFSASITVAASLSMSVGLCFFFGLTLSLSGKEIFPYLVLVVGLENVLVLTKSVVSTPAHLDVKIRVAQGLSKEGWSITKNLLTEVTILTIGLFTFVPAIQEFCIFAIVGLLNDFFLQMVFFSTILAIDIRRTELSSDTSRFHLPNGPSMRRQQFTTFQNKKGNMFRSKSHPRLNGLVSNGPTNVVAPNTQNTPTLVKIPKRLRLVHFWARTRIFQRAFMVWMVVWISMIIYNSGIIEHLIRLSDPSKHEADIDGYTLDRPRTVNNYIEFNTVKPLFTSSSTLPPNHLNDQSPLSNNITEELNKLRPVDFPPWNRLSLYHWSSIHSLYNISLAGEQISILPTIKLAHAVNPQLARQISNPNDIQQFQWQSLATAALDPLDFSDMEVPTRSEGRGFNAPFVPSSPMEIFLAALLCLISVIVVAYTMVVLYRCICSRNYAEWRASWHQQEKSNDSVTQLVMEAVPLVLEGHTQEVECIATDGNTIASVCLAGHIRVWDSISGEQLAHIDRKQFFGNSAKDLNQTIPDSEELMSDYESGSPPSRGEMETANSYGLYSNLSGAQVRKRNEGMSYDVRHSPGSSLDYDYQINEYSPEKQSELMRRSIDSSFNFPDLRSTINTNFSAMKYSPVQKNYEQGFDFGDRYKQLFEEHRKSIDEIQKSEISERLTLPNNRLNNTESISSVNSLGTDKTVQITSQNVSPIWCIDYQENLIVVGCANGNLEFWEGTTGLLKCIFDDGSGLGISAIKFIGNRVVAAKLNGSLDFFQLEIYNRGQHMDWCTTSYRRTHNRTRSAGSPMDMDNFIPTEDNLRCMKIGSHRAHQQPITVLDSEGGRVLTGSQDHTLKVYRLEDQLPLYTLHGHCGPISCLFIDRVSPMTSGSGSQDGLLCVWDLLTV; the protein is encoded by the exons ATGTCCCGCAGCCTGCCGGACAGAGTGGCAGGGCTTTATTATGCCCACGGCCTATTCTGTTCATCGCATCCCGTTGCCGTAATTTCATTAGCAATATCTGTCGTTTTGCTATGCTG CTATCCTCTAGTGAATCTTCCTATGCCAGGAAATGCTCCTCGAACAATAATAAACCAAACAGAGGTGTCTGTTAACGGTTCGGAAACCCCTGCGTTATACGTGCAACAAGTAACATTGAGGGTGGGAGTTGTCCCATGGACCGAAGACCTCAGCTTGACGGATGCATTCAGAGGACCGctttatgaaatatttaatttattggAAATCATTCGAAACTATCAGGACCCAGAAAC ACTAAAGACCCTTGGTCAGGTTTGCCTCCACGTCGAGGCTGTGAAACGAAGAAATGCCAAAAAACCAGATGTTCTACCGGAATACAACTGCCTTGTTTTGTCACCTGCAAATCTATGGCAGCAAAGTTTGGAGCTCTTCAATCAGGACACCAATCTTATCAACACTATTTACTCGTATCAG AATCTGCAAAAGAGCAAGATCAGCCTTGCAGAAATAATGTTTGGCATGAGCCTGAAAGAGACCGGAATAAAGCGTTATCCTATTCGCGTCAGGCAACGAGTCATTCAATACGCCGTGACAATTGTTCTCAAAGAACACGATCCTCG ATTCATAAAAGGATTGAAACATCGACTAACAATGTACTATCCTCTTCATCAGTCGCcagataaaaattcatcatatACGCTACCAGTTGACGAAACATTGCACATATTTTATCCTGGTGAATTCAATTACTGCGATTTCTTTCCGCTTGTCATGACATTTTTTGCcttatttttatacgtttatttttctgttcGTAAAATCGAGCTGATTAAGTCTAAAATTGGGATGGCGTTCAGTGCGAGTATTACAGTCGCTGCTTCCTTATCAATGAGCGTTGGACTGTGTTTCTTTTTCGGATTGACTCTCAGCCTGAgtggaaaagaaatatttccatACTTAGTTCTGGTCGTTGGGCTAGAGAACGTACTGGTTCTGACAAAGAGCGTCGTTAGCACACCGGCTCATCTAGACGTGAAAATCCGCGTTGCTCAGGGCTTATCGAAGGAAGGCTGGTCAATAACTAAGAACCTATTAACCGAGGTCACTATCTTGACCATTGGATTATTTACATTCGTTCCGGCCATTCaagaattttgtattttcgcCATTGTCGGATTACTGAACGATTTCTTCCTTCAGAtggtatttttttccaccattcTCGCAATAGACATCAGGAGAACCGAGCTGTCAAGCGATACGTCAAGATTTCATTTACCAAATGGTCCATCGATGCGTAGACAACAGTTCACAacatttcaaaacaaaaaaggcAACATGTTTCGCTCCAAATCACATCCAAGATTAAATGGCCTGGTCAGCAATGGCCCGACAAACGTCGTAGCCCCCAACACTCAAAACACTCCAACGCTTGTAAAGATACCAAAACGCTTGAGGCTTGTTCATTTTTGGGCAAGAACAAGgatttttcaaagagcattcaTGGTTTGGATGGTAGTTTGGATCAGCATGATTATATACAACTCGGGTATCATTGAACACCTGATTAGATTGAGCGATCCGTCCAAACACGAAGCCGACATTGACGGATATACGCTTGATAGGCCACGGACGGTGAATAATTACATCGAATTCAACACTGTGAAACCTTTATTCACGTCGTCTTCGACACTTCCGCCAAATCATTTGAACGATCag AGTCCGTTATCAAACAATATTACCGAAGAGCTCAACAAGTTACGCCCTGTTGATTTTCCACCCTGGAATCGTTTGTCGTTGTACCACTGGTCGTCGATTCATTCATTGTACAACATATCGCTGGCTGGTGAACAAATATCGATACTTCCTACTATCAAGCTGGCTCATGCTGTAAACCCTCAGCTGGCTAGGCAAATAAGCAATCCAAATGACATACAGCAGTTCCAATGGCAAAGCCTCGCGACAGCTGCTCTTGACCCCTTGGATTTTTCAG ATATGGAAGTACCAACCAGATCTGAAGGACGAGGCTTTAATGCTCCTTTTGTGCCATCTAGTCCgatggaaatatttttggcaGCTTTGCTATGCCTGATCAGTGTAATAGTCGTCGCTTATACAATGGTAGTTCTCTATCGTTGTATTTGCAGCAGGAATTATGCAGAGTGGCGGGCTAGTTGGCACCAGCAAGAGAAGTCAAACGATTCCGTGACTCAACTCGTCATGGAAGCCGTGCCTTTGGTACTGGAAGGTCATACCCAAGAAGTCGAATGTATAGCAACAGACGGAAACACGATAGCCAGTGTATGCTTGGCTGGGCATATCAGAGTTTGGGATTCGATATCGGGAGAACAATTGGCTCACATAGACAGAAAGCAATTTTTCGGTAACTCCGCAAAGGATTTGAATCAGACGATTCCAGACTCTGAGGAGTTAATGTCAGATTACGAGAGCGGTTCCCCTCCATCCAGGGGCGAGATGGAAACTGCTAATTCGTACGGACTTTACTCAAATCTGAGCGGCGCTCAGGTGAGAAAAAGGAACGAGGGCATGTCGTACGACGTTAGGCATTCCCCTGGCTCTTCGCTGGACTACGACTATCAAATAAACGAATATAGTCCAGAAAAGCAGAGTGAGCTTATGCGCAGAAGTATCGACAGTAGCTTTAACTTCCCGGATTTAAGGTCGACCATAAACACCAACTTCTCTGCCATGAAATATTCACccgttcaaaaaaattacgaacagGGTTTTGACTTTGGCGATCGATATAAGCAACTGTTCGAGGAGCACAGGAAATCAATTGACGAAATTCAGAAGTCCGAAATTTCAGAGCGCCTTACTTTACCCAACAATCGATTGAACAATACTGAATCGATTAGCAGCGTCAATTCATTGGGTACAGATAAAACGGTACAAATTACATCCCAAAACGTATCGCCAATTTGGTGCATCGATTATCAAGAAAACCTCATTGTAGTCGGCTGCGCCAATGGAAATTTGGAGTTTTGGGAAGGAACTACTGGTTTGCTCAAG tgTATATTTGACGACGGATCAGGACTTGGAATATCTGCAATTAAGTTTATCGGCAACAGGGTAGTAGCGGCAAAGTTGAACGGatctttagatttttttcaacttgaaaTATACAACAGAGGACAGCACATGGACTGGTGTACAACTTCGTACAGAAGAA CACACAACAGAACACGTAGCGCAGGATCGCCTATGGATATGGATAATTTCATCCCTACCGAAGATAATCTGCGCTGTATGAAAATTGGCTCCCATAGAGCACACCAACAGCCCATTACAGTTCTGGACAGCGAAGGCGGTAGAGTTCTTACCGGTAGTCAGGACCATACGCTTAAAGTATATAG GTTAGAAGATCAATTACCCTTGTACACTCTGCACGGTCATTGCGGGCCGATATCGTGCCTCTTCATTGACAGGGTCAGTCCAATGACCTCTGGAAGCGGATCTCAGGATGGGTTGTTGTGCGTGTGGGACTTGCTGACAG TATAG
- the SCAP gene encoding sterol regulatory element-binding protein cleavage-activating protein isoform X1: MSRSLPDRVAGLYYAHGLFCSSHPVAVISLAISVVLLCCYPLVNLPMPGNAPRTIINQTEVSVNGSETPALYVQQVTLRVGVVPWTEDLSLTDAFRGPLYEIFNLLEIIRNYQDPETLKTLGQVCLHVEAVKRRNAKKPDVLPEYNCLVLSPANLWQQSLELFNQDTNLINTIYSYQNLQKSKISLAEIMFGMSLKETGIKRYPIRVRQRVIQYAVTIVLKEHDPRFIKGLKHRLTMYYPLHQSPDKNSSYTLPVDETLHIFYPGEFNYCDFFPLVMTFFALFLYVYFSVRKIELIKSKIGMAFSASITVAASLSMSVGLCFFFGLTLSLSGKEIFPYLVLVVGLENVLVLTKSVVSTPAHLDVKIRVAQGLSKEGWSITKNLLTEVTILTIGLFTFVPAIQEFCIFAIVGLLNDFFLQMVFFSTILAIDIRRTELSSDTSRFHLPNGPSMRRQQFTTFQNKKGNMFRSKSHPRLNGLVSNGPTNVVAPNTQNTPTLVKIPKRLRLVHFWARTRIFQRAFMVWMVVWISMIIYNSGIIEHLIRLSDPSKHEADIDGYTLDRPRTVNNYIEFNTVKPLFTSSSTLPPNHLNDQSPLSNNITEELNKLRPVDFPPWNRLSLYHWSSIHSLYNISLAGEQISILPTIKLAHAVNPQLARQISNPNDIQQFQWQSLATAALDPLDFSDMEVPTRSEGRGFNAPFVPSSPMEIFLAALLCLISVIVVAYTMVVLYRCICSRNYAEWRASWHQQEKSNDSVTQLVMEAVPLVLEGHTQEVECIATDGNTIASVCLAGHIRVWDSISGEQLAHIDRKQFFGNSAKDLNQTIPDSEELMSDYESGSPPSRGEMETANSYGLYSNLSGAQVRKRNEGMSYDVRHSPGSSLDYDYQINEYSPEKQSELMRRSIDSSFNFPDLRSTINTNFSAMKYSPVQKNYEQGFDFGDRYKQLFEEHRKSIDEIQKSEISERLTLPNNRLNNTESISSVNSLGTDKTVQITSQNVSPIWCIDYQENLIVVGCANGNLEFWEGTTGLLKCIFDDGSGLGISAIKFIGNRVVAAKLNGSLDFFQLEIYNRGQHMDWCTTSYRRTHNRTRSAGSPMDMDNFIPTEDNLRCMKIGSHRAHQQPITVLDSEGGRVLTGSQDHTLKVYRLEDQLPLYTLHGHCGPISCLFIDRVSPMTSGSGSQDGLLCVWDLLTGACMYSTQAHDGAVAAITCSASYVISIGTDERLCVWERFQGHLLHALPAHRAAYSPQLVMLTHHLLITSNQGCLVVWDVRTGEAVREVRLGHKDSCIFVKQMLALRDSVVCDFSRQLRIVRFPLVYDKVD; this comes from the exons ATGTCCCGCAGCCTGCCGGACAGAGTGGCAGGGCTTTATTATGCCCACGGCCTATTCTGTTCATCGCATCCCGTTGCCGTAATTTCATTAGCAATATCTGTCGTTTTGCTATGCTG CTATCCTCTAGTGAATCTTCCTATGCCAGGAAATGCTCCTCGAACAATAATAAACCAAACAGAGGTGTCTGTTAACGGTTCGGAAACCCCTGCGTTATACGTGCAACAAGTAACATTGAGGGTGGGAGTTGTCCCATGGACCGAAGACCTCAGCTTGACGGATGCATTCAGAGGACCGctttatgaaatatttaatttattggAAATCATTCGAAACTATCAGGACCCAGAAAC ACTAAAGACCCTTGGTCAGGTTTGCCTCCACGTCGAGGCTGTGAAACGAAGAAATGCCAAAAAACCAGATGTTCTACCGGAATACAACTGCCTTGTTTTGTCACCTGCAAATCTATGGCAGCAAAGTTTGGAGCTCTTCAATCAGGACACCAATCTTATCAACACTATTTACTCGTATCAG AATCTGCAAAAGAGCAAGATCAGCCTTGCAGAAATAATGTTTGGCATGAGCCTGAAAGAGACCGGAATAAAGCGTTATCCTATTCGCGTCAGGCAACGAGTCATTCAATACGCCGTGACAATTGTTCTCAAAGAACACGATCCTCG ATTCATAAAAGGATTGAAACATCGACTAACAATGTACTATCCTCTTCATCAGTCGCcagataaaaattcatcatatACGCTACCAGTTGACGAAACATTGCACATATTTTATCCTGGTGAATTCAATTACTGCGATTTCTTTCCGCTTGTCATGACATTTTTTGCcttatttttatacgtttatttttctgttcGTAAAATCGAGCTGATTAAGTCTAAAATTGGGATGGCGTTCAGTGCGAGTATTACAGTCGCTGCTTCCTTATCAATGAGCGTTGGACTGTGTTTCTTTTTCGGATTGACTCTCAGCCTGAgtggaaaagaaatatttccatACTTAGTTCTGGTCGTTGGGCTAGAGAACGTACTGGTTCTGACAAAGAGCGTCGTTAGCACACCGGCTCATCTAGACGTGAAAATCCGCGTTGCTCAGGGCTTATCGAAGGAAGGCTGGTCAATAACTAAGAACCTATTAACCGAGGTCACTATCTTGACCATTGGATTATTTACATTCGTTCCGGCCATTCaagaattttgtattttcgcCATTGTCGGATTACTGAACGATTTCTTCCTTCAGAtggtatttttttccaccattcTCGCAATAGACATCAGGAGAACCGAGCTGTCAAGCGATACGTCAAGATTTCATTTACCAAATGGTCCATCGATGCGTAGACAACAGTTCACAacatttcaaaacaaaaaaggcAACATGTTTCGCTCCAAATCACATCCAAGATTAAATGGCCTGGTCAGCAATGGCCCGACAAACGTCGTAGCCCCCAACACTCAAAACACTCCAACGCTTGTAAAGATACCAAAACGCTTGAGGCTTGTTCATTTTTGGGCAAGAACAAGgatttttcaaagagcattcaTGGTTTGGATGGTAGTTTGGATCAGCATGATTATATACAACTCGGGTATCATTGAACACCTGATTAGATTGAGCGATCCGTCCAAACACGAAGCCGACATTGACGGATATACGCTTGATAGGCCACGGACGGTGAATAATTACATCGAATTCAACACTGTGAAACCTTTATTCACGTCGTCTTCGACACTTCCGCCAAATCATTTGAACGATCag AGTCCGTTATCAAACAATATTACCGAAGAGCTCAACAAGTTACGCCCTGTTGATTTTCCACCCTGGAATCGTTTGTCGTTGTACCACTGGTCGTCGATTCATTCATTGTACAACATATCGCTGGCTGGTGAACAAATATCGATACTTCCTACTATCAAGCTGGCTCATGCTGTAAACCCTCAGCTGGCTAGGCAAATAAGCAATCCAAATGACATACAGCAGTTCCAATGGCAAAGCCTCGCGACAGCTGCTCTTGACCCCTTGGATTTTTCAG ATATGGAAGTACCAACCAGATCTGAAGGACGAGGCTTTAATGCTCCTTTTGTGCCATCTAGTCCgatggaaatatttttggcaGCTTTGCTATGCCTGATCAGTGTAATAGTCGTCGCTTATACAATGGTAGTTCTCTATCGTTGTATTTGCAGCAGGAATTATGCAGAGTGGCGGGCTAGTTGGCACCAGCAAGAGAAGTCAAACGATTCCGTGACTCAACTCGTCATGGAAGCCGTGCCTTTGGTACTGGAAGGTCATACCCAAGAAGTCGAATGTATAGCAACAGACGGAAACACGATAGCCAGTGTATGCTTGGCTGGGCATATCAGAGTTTGGGATTCGATATCGGGAGAACAATTGGCTCACATAGACAGAAAGCAATTTTTCGGTAACTCCGCAAAGGATTTGAATCAGACGATTCCAGACTCTGAGGAGTTAATGTCAGATTACGAGAGCGGTTCCCCTCCATCCAGGGGCGAGATGGAAACTGCTAATTCGTACGGACTTTACTCAAATCTGAGCGGCGCTCAGGTGAGAAAAAGGAACGAGGGCATGTCGTACGACGTTAGGCATTCCCCTGGCTCTTCGCTGGACTACGACTATCAAATAAACGAATATAGTCCAGAAAAGCAGAGTGAGCTTATGCGCAGAAGTATCGACAGTAGCTTTAACTTCCCGGATTTAAGGTCGACCATAAACACCAACTTCTCTGCCATGAAATATTCACccgttcaaaaaaattacgaacagGGTTTTGACTTTGGCGATCGATATAAGCAACTGTTCGAGGAGCACAGGAAATCAATTGACGAAATTCAGAAGTCCGAAATTTCAGAGCGCCTTACTTTACCCAACAATCGATTGAACAATACTGAATCGATTAGCAGCGTCAATTCATTGGGTACAGATAAAACGGTACAAATTACATCCCAAAACGTATCGCCAATTTGGTGCATCGATTATCAAGAAAACCTCATTGTAGTCGGCTGCGCCAATGGAAATTTGGAGTTTTGGGAAGGAACTACTGGTTTGCTCAAG tgTATATTTGACGACGGATCAGGACTTGGAATATCTGCAATTAAGTTTATCGGCAACAGGGTAGTAGCGGCAAAGTTGAACGGatctttagatttttttcaacttgaaaTATACAACAGAGGACAGCACATGGACTGGTGTACAACTTCGTACAGAAGAA CACACAACAGAACACGTAGCGCAGGATCGCCTATGGATATGGATAATTTCATCCCTACCGAAGATAATCTGCGCTGTATGAAAATTGGCTCCCATAGAGCACACCAACAGCCCATTACAGTTCTGGACAGCGAAGGCGGTAGAGTTCTTACCGGTAGTCAGGACCATACGCTTAAAGTATATAG GTTAGAAGATCAATTACCCTTGTACACTCTGCACGGTCATTGCGGGCCGATATCGTGCCTCTTCATTGACAGGGTCAGTCCAATGACCTCTGGAAGCGGATCTCAGGATGGGTTGTTGTGCGTGTGGGACTTGCTGACAG GCGCGTGCATGTACAGCACGCAAGCTCACGACGGAGCCGTCGCAGCGATAACTTGCTCTGCTTCGTATGTAATTAGTATAGGAACCGACGAGAGGCTGTGTGTTTGGGAGAGATTCCAGGGACACTTGTTGCACGCTCTTCCGGCTCACAGGGCTGCCTACAGTCCGCAATTAGTTATGCTGACCCATCACCTGCTCATTACAAGTAACCAG GGATGTTTGGTCGTTTGGGACGTGAGGACAGGAGAGGCCGTAAGAGAAGTGAGACTGGGTCACAAAGACAGTTGCATCTTTGTTAAACAAATGCTGGCGCTGAGAGACAGTGTGGTTTGCGACTTTAGTCGACAGTTAAGGATAGTCAGGTTTCCATTGGTATATGATAAGGTAGACTAA